Proteins found in one Panthera tigris isolate Pti1 chromosome B3, P.tigris_Pti1_mat1.1, whole genome shotgun sequence genomic segment:
- the LOC122239474 gene encoding 60S ribosomal protein L23a-like, which produces MKKIESNNILVFIVDVKANKHQIRQAVEKLCDIDVAKVNTLIIRPDGEKKAYVQLAPDYNGLDVATKLGSSKLSPAG; this is translated from the coding sequence atgaagaaaatagaaagcaaCAACATACTTGTGTTCATTGTGGATGTCAAGGCCAACAAGCACCAGATCAGACAGGCTGTGGAGAAGCTCTGTGACATTGATGTGGCCAAGGTCAACACTCTGATAATCAGGCCCGATGGAGAAAAGAAGGCATATGTTCAACTGGCTCCTGACTATAACGGTTTGGATGTTGCAACAAAATTGGGATCATCTAAATTGAGTCCAGCTGGCTAA